A section of the Styela clava chromosome 9, kaStyClav1.hap1.2, whole genome shotgun sequence genome encodes:
- the LOC120339952 gene encoding striatin-interacting protein 1 homolog, which yields MTGRSENGDGDEDLDFVYGDCDSFISELGELYSYTEENEFALNQECFKEILGDERKWIEMTLEEKKVVIMKAMDGTDVVNSEKKFRAVRSLLYIAQGNFTEFATIEELLKSSRKNCFLLYEMGVFGLAEELLLMEIHKNEKEIPDSKNPTVCSIVNSSELRIVISLLYTMLETIRQFEESDSEKFKKARDAFITLLNQSNNGNESLFVVLFNMVTKFCNHNITAYPIKKVLLLLWKVVLAMVGGLDDLHQLKCKKREEAGLPRLAENPIEVARKMKASAPPMNAADLFDQGQPGRRKNRRGIIRGPEVVEVSGSENKSESSGDIDVDIHIPGADDEDSEKEEMIENGADLLPAPSDQNEVEKTDEDIIFDSEIDAPVPGGGIDTPAVGIGTPAPFKRDPTPGDTAAIALKLMKIKAEREEEHALKDLHVIKVPSGLHWTPKTRERDVEIFLSQVRQKFVGFQLEGDVTTMAGLPTPTKESVKILRKHLYVSLAEKQIEIESQIGKYPLTKAKLDVIPDNSAEKLYQSILPNLPQYMISLLKILLAAAPTSKAKSDAINILADVLPPEIPYSAVQSVRLGIDVNRHREIIVKSISAILLLLLKHFKLNHVYQYEYMSQHLVFANCIPLVLKFFNQNIVAYVTTKNVIPSLEYPACVVGEKVEITAESLEPVDTQSAACWRNLFSSINLLRILNKLVKWKHSRTMMLVVFKSSPILKRALKVRQAMLQLYVLKLLKSQTKYLGRAWRKSNMKIMSAIYQKVRHRLSDDWAYGNDVDARPWDFQQEECTLRAEVERFNFRRYKTDSPTIIPPNQDHEPVDNDLHSVLGEKFDLPNEFVKNYDIWLEREVYSTTTDWDQLLSISCVQ from the exons ATGACGGGAAGATCTGAAAATGGTGACGGTGATGAAGATTTAGATTTCGTTTATGGCGATTGTGACTCGTTTATAAGTGAGTTAGGAGAATTGTACAGTTATACAGAGGAGAATGAGTTTGCTTTAAACCAAGAATGCTTCAAAGAAATCCTCGGTGACGAGAGAAAATGGATTGAAATGACTTTGGAAGAAAAGAAGGTTGtgattatgaaggcaatggatGGAACAGACGTCgtaaattctgaaaaaaagtttCGAGCTGTGAGAAGTTTATTATACATTGCACAGGgtaattttactgaatttgcCACCATTGAAGAACTTTTGAAAAGTTCCAggaaaaattgctttttattGTATGAAATGGGAGTATTTGGATTGGCAGAAGAATTACTTCTAATGGAAATACATAAGAATGAGAAAGAAATTCCTGATTCGAAAAATCCAACAGTGTGTTCTATCGTAAACAGTTCGGAATTAAGAATCGTGATTAGTCTACTTTATACAATGCTCGAGACTATTCGACAGTTTGAAGAGAGCGattctgaaaaattcaaaaaagcaAGAGATGCGTTCATTACATTGTTAAATCAATCAAATAATGGAAATGAATCGCTTTTCGTCGTTTTGTTCAATATGGTTACCAAGTTCTGTAACCACAACATAACAGCTTATCCAATTAAAAAGGTTCTTTTATTATTATGGAAAGTTGTCTTGGCGATGGTGGGCGGGCTTGATGATTTACACCAGTTAAAATGTAAGAAAAGAGAGGAGGCGGGGCTTCCACGTTTAGCAGAAAATCCTATTGAAGTTGCTAGAAAAATGAAAGCGTCTGCTCCACCAATGAACGCAGCGGATTTGTTCGACCAAGGTCAACCGGGGAGGAGAAAAAATCGCAGAGGAATCATACGTGGACCAGAAGTGGTTGAAGTTTCAGGTTCGGAAAATAAATCTGAATCTTCTGGTGATATTGACGTCGATATACACATTCCTGGAGCGGATGACGAAGATTCTGAAAAAGAAGAAATGATAGAAAATGGAGCTGATCTACTCCCAGCCCCTTCAGATCAAAATGAGGTGGAAAAAACTGATGAAGACATCATATTTGACTCTGAAATCGATGCCCCTGTTCCCGGAGGAGGAATTGATACTCCAGCAGTGGGTATCGGAACGCCAGCACCATTTAAGAGGGATCCAACACCGGGTGACACTGCCGCAATCGctttaaaattaatgaaaattaaaGCAGAACGTGAGGAAGAGCATGCTCTAAAAGATCTTCATGTTATCAAAGTACCTTCTGGGCTTCACTGGACTCCTAAAACTCGGGAACGAGATGTTGAGATCTTCTTATCTCAAGTCCGTCAAAAGTTTGTCGGTTTTCAACTTGAAGGTGATGTAACTACTATGGCTGGTCTTCCTACGCCAACTAAGGAGAGTGTTAAAATTCTTCGAAAGCATTTATATGTTTCACTTGCGGAAAAGCAAATTGAAATTGAatcacagataggaaaataccccctaacaaaagcaaaattggaTGTCATTCCTGATAACTCGGCGGAAAAACTTTACCAATCAATTCTACCAAATTTACCACAATATATGATTTCACTTTTGAAGATCTTACTTGCCGCAGCTCCGACATCGAAAGCAAAAAGTGACGCAATCAATATCTTAGCTGATGTTTTGCCCCCTGAGATTCCATACTCTGCAGTTCAATCAGTAAGATTAGGAATCGATGTCAATCGTCATCGTGAAATAATCGTTAAATCAATTTCAGCAATTTTGCTTttattattgaaacattttaagCTGAATCATGTATATCAGTATGAATACATGAGTCAGCATCTTGTGTTTGCGAATTGTATTCCTCTTGTTTTAAAATTCTTCAATCAGAATATTGTCGCTTACGTTACAACGAAGAACGTCATTCCTTCATTGGAATATCCTGCTTGTGTTGTTGGAGAGAAAGTGGAAATCACAG ctGAATCTCTGGAACCAGTTGACACCCAATCTGCAGCCTGTTGGAGAAATCTATTCTCGAGCATCAATCTGCTCAGAATTTTGAATAAACTTGTAAAATGGAAACATTCAAGAACCATG ATGCTTGTGGTCTTTAAATCATCACCAATATTGAAACGAGCATTAAAAGTCAGGCAGGCAATGTTGCAACTTtatgttctcaaacttttgaaatCTCAAACAAAGTATCTTGGCCGAGCATGGAGGAAGAGTAATATGAAGATTATGTCGGCCATTTATCAGAAG GTCAGACATCGCTTGAGTGATGATTGGGCTTATGGAAATGATGTTGATGCCAGACCTTGGGATTTCCAACAAGAGGAGTGCACGCTTCGAGCTGAG GTGGAAAGATTCAACTTCAGAAGATACAAGACGGACAGTCCGACTATTATTCCTCCAAATCAAGACCATGAACCGGTTGACAATGACCTTCACAGTGTCCTTGGAGAGAAATTTGACCTTCCAAATGAGTTTGTGAAAAACTATGATATCTGGTTGGAACGAGAAGTGTACTCTACAACTACAGATTGGGACCAGTTGCTTTCAATATCATGTGTGCAGTAG